The Desulfitobacterium chlororespirans DSM 11544 DNA segment TGGACACTCAGATAATATTGACGACGATGAAGCCTATGATAAGGCTATTCAAATATCATGTTCCCAATTAACCGGCAAGGCCTTAGATACCTATATCCTCGAACTGTCACATTAGCTAAAAGAGCGATTTCCTAAGTAGCAGATCTCATTTATTGGGGTCTCTGTTTTTTTAACGTTTTCGCCATTCCCACAGTATCCTAACCCCATCCATCATCCTCTAAGTTGCGGCGAATTCTGTGTTAAGCGAAGTTCCAA contains these protein-coding regions:
- a CDS encoding Fic family protein, which produces MLWYFLTKNHCFVDGNKRVGFYAASILLKINGHSDNIDDDEAYDKAIQISCSQLTGKALDTYILELSH